In Gammaproteobacteria bacterium, a single genomic region encodes these proteins:
- the ribE gene encoding 6,7-dimethyl-8-ribityllumazine synthase, with amino-acid sequence MTEIRTIEGDFTATTARFAIVASRFNSFIVDSLLRGALDVLRRHGVGEKSIEIVHVPGAFELPLVAKRLAATRRYDAVIALGAVIRGSTPHFDYVAGGCARGLAEVALSCDLPVAFGVLTVDTIEQAVERAGTKAGNKGADAALTAIEMVSLLRKLDA; translated from the coding sequence ATGACGGAAATCCGCACCATAGAGGGTGACTTCACCGCGACGACGGCGCGCTTCGCCATCGTTGCGTCGAGATTCAACAGCTTCATCGTCGACTCGCTGCTGCGGGGCGCGCTCGACGTCCTGCGCCGGCACGGCGTGGGGGAGAAGTCGATCGAGATCGTGCATGTGCCCGGCGCATTCGAGCTTCCGCTGGTCGCCAAGCGCCTCGCCGCGACCCGGCGCTACGATGCGGTGATCGCCCTCGGTGCGGTGATCCGCGGCAGCACGCCGCATTTCGATTACGTGGCGGGCGGCTGCGCGCGCGGGCTCGCGGAGGTGGCGCTGAGCTGTGACCTGCCGGTCGCCTTCGGTGTGCTTACTGTCGACACGATCGAACAGGCCGTCGAGCGCGCCGGCACGAAGGCCGGCAACAAGGGCGCAGATGCCGCGCTGACCGCGATTGAGATGGTCAGCCTGCTGCGCAAGCTGGATGCCTGA
- the thiL gene encoding thiamine-phosphate kinase: MSSSEFDLIRRHFARPGAGRPDVLLGIGDDGAVLRPAAGKDLVAAIDTLVAGVHFPLDTDAESIGHKALAVNLSDMAAMGAEPAWAMLALTMPRADESWLEGFCRGFFALARAHDVALVGGDTTRGPLSISVQIQGFVPPGAAFRRDGARPGDLICVTGTLGDAGLALLLEQDMDIGRPDARAYLRRRLDRPQPRVREALLLRGLVHAAIDVSDGLFADLGHVLEASGVGATLHLERLPLSAEFRSCLDTMNAAGYAALRRFAPGLAWADLALCSGDDYELCFTVPPEHRSRLEYLAANGLPCSLIGVVEADAGLRCRLEDGSLHQPGRRGYDHFGADDR, translated from the coding sequence GTGAGTTCCTCGGAGTTTGATCTGATCAGGCGCCATTTCGCGCGGCCCGGCGCCGGGCGCCCCGACGTTTTGCTCGGCATCGGCGATGACGGTGCCGTGCTGCGGCCGGCGGCCGGCAAGGACCTTGTCGCCGCGATCGACACCCTGGTGGCCGGCGTCCACTTCCCGCTGGACACCGACGCGGAGTCGATCGGTCACAAGGCGCTCGCGGTCAACCTGAGCGATATGGCGGCGATGGGCGCGGAACCGGCATGGGCCATGCTGGCGCTCACGATGCCGCGGGCGGATGAGTCCTGGCTGGAGGGGTTTTGCCGGGGCTTCTTCGCGCTCGCGCGCGCGCACGACGTCGCGCTGGTCGGCGGCGACACGACGCGCGGTCCGCTCTCCATCAGCGTGCAGATCCAGGGTTTCGTCCCGCCGGGCGCGGCATTCCGGCGCGACGGCGCGCGGCCGGGCGATCTGATCTGTGTCACCGGGACCCTGGGCGACGCCGGTCTCGCGCTGCTGCTGGAGCAGGATATGGACATCGGCCGGCCCGACGCGCGCGCGTATCTGAGGCGGCGGCTCGATCGCCCGCAGCCGCGCGTGCGTGAGGCGCTGTTGCTGCGCGGTCTGGTACATGCCGCGATCGATGTCTCCGACGGCCTGTTCGCCGATCTGGGGCATGTCCTGGAGGCGAGTGGCGTCGGTGCGACGCTACATCTCGAACGTCTGCCCCTGTCCGCGGAGTTCCGCTCATGTCTGGACACGATGAACGCCGCCGGGTATGCCGCGCTGCGCCGGTTCGCTCCCGGCCTCGCCTGGGCGGATCTGGCGCTGTGTTCCGGCGACGATTACGAACTCTGTTTCACCGTTCCGCCGGAACACCGCTCCCGCCTGGAGTATCTCGCCGCGAACGGCCTCCCTTGCAGCCTGATCGGCGTCGTGGAGGCGGATGCGGGTCTGCGCTGCAGGCTGGAGGACGGCTCCCTCCATCAGCCGGGGCGGCGAGGCTATGATCATTTCGGCGCCGACGACCGATGA
- a CDS encoding phosphatidylglycerophosphatase A produces the protein MKPQALPPAILKNPLHWPALGFGLGAAPFAPGTFGTLLGIPLYLLLAELSLAGYLAALTLLFVAGVVLCHFTARSLGVHDHPAIVFDEVVGYLVAMTLAPSGIWALAAGFVLFRLFDIWKPWPIRWVDRRVHGGVGIMLDDVLAGGYALAVLQLLVWLTK, from the coding sequence ATGAAACCGCAGGCGCTTCCCCCGGCCATTCTGAAGAATCCGCTGCACTGGCCGGCGCTGGGATTCGGCCTTGGCGCCGCGCCTTTCGCACCCGGCACCTTCGGCACGCTGCTGGGAATCCCGCTCTATCTGCTGCTCGCGGAGCTCTCGCTGGCAGGCTATCTGGCCGCGCTCACCTTGCTGTTTGTTGCCGGTGTCGTCTTGTGTCATTTCACCGCGCGCTCGCTCGGCGTACACGACCATCCGGCGATTGTTTTCGACGAGGTGGTCGGGTACCTGGTCGCAATGACGCTGGCGCCGTCCGGAATCTGGGCGCTGGCCGCCGGTTTCGTACTGTTCCGCCTGTTCGATATCTGGAAGCCGTGGCCGATCCGCTGGGTTGACCGCCGCGTGCACGGCGGCGTGGGCATCATGCTGGACGATGTGCTGGCTGGAGGGTACGCGCTCGCGGTGTTGCAGCTGCTTGTCTGGCTGACGAAGTGA
- the nusB gene encoding transcription antitermination factor NusB, with product MNSARSRARRCIVQALYQWQVTGRDAAALDPQFFIDEGEGEIERGFFDGVLAEILAHVDTLDELIAPLLDRPLQEVDPVELAILRLGAGELRYHPEIPFRVVINEAVELAKMFGAHHGHKYVNGILDRLAARLRAEEIAAAGGGGSTPR from the coding sequence ATGAACAGCGCGCGCAGCCGGGCCCGGCGCTGTATCGTCCAGGCCCTGTATCAATGGCAGGTGACCGGGCGCGATGCCGCCGCCCTCGATCCGCAGTTCTTCATCGATGAGGGCGAGGGCGAGATCGAGCGCGGATTCTTCGACGGCGTGCTGGCGGAAATCCTCGCGCACGTCGACACCCTGGACGAATTGATCGCCCCGCTGCTCGACCGACCGCTCCAGGAAGTGGATCCGGTGGAACTGGCCATCCTGCGCCTGGGCGCCGGTGAGCTGCGCTACCATCCCGAGATCCCGTTTCGCGTCGTGATCAACGAGGCGGTGGAGCTTGCCAAGATGTTCGGCGCCCATCACGGCCATAAATACGTCAACGGTATCCTCGACCGGCTTGCGGCCCGCTTGCGCGCCGAGGAGATTGCCGCGGCGGGCGGAGGCGGTTCCACCCCCAGGTAG
- a CDS encoding type 1 glutamine amidotransferase yields the protein MKPVLVFRHIECEGPGYLGDFLAARGVPYRVIRIDAGEPVPARLDGAGGLVFMGGPMSVNDPLPWVAQELALIRQACADGIPVLGHCLGGQLIAKALGAEVGANPVKEIGWHEIVCTDLLQRTNPRGLIPARFEGFHWHGETFALPSGADLLMQSAHCRHQAFLKGQALALQFHVEVTGAMVREWCAEYRAELAQYAGRAAVQGAAQMTERLEERIAVMHRVADSLYDYWLSLAG from the coding sequence ATGAAGCCGGTCCTCGTCTTCCGCCACATCGAATGCGAGGGCCCCGGTTATCTGGGCGACTTCCTCGCCGCGCGCGGAGTCCCGTATCGCGTCATCCGCATCGATGCGGGCGAACCCGTACCCGCGCGCCTCGACGGTGCCGGCGGCCTCGTCTTCATGGGCGGCCCGATGAGCGTGAACGATCCGCTGCCCTGGGTGGCGCAGGAGCTTGCGCTGATCCGGCAGGCCTGCGCCGACGGCATCCCGGTCCTCGGTCATTGCCTCGGCGGGCAGCTGATCGCGAAGGCGCTCGGTGCGGAGGTCGGCGCCAATCCGGTCAAGGAGATCGGCTGGCACGAGATCGTGTGCACCGATTTGCTGCAGCGCACCAACCCGCGCGGCTTGATCCCTGCGCGTTTCGAGGGTTTCCACTGGCACGGCGAAACCTTTGCACTCCCGTCCGGCGCAGATCTGCTGATGCAAAGCGCGCACTGCCGCCACCAGGCCTTCCTCAAGGGACAGGCGCTCGCGTTGCAGTTCCACGTCGAGGTAACAGGCGCGATGGTGCGCGAGTGGTGCGCGGAGTACCGTGCCGAGCTTGCGCAATACGCCGGTCGGGCTGCCGTACAGGGCGCGGCGCAGATGACGGAGCGGCTTGAGGAACGCATCGCGGTCATGCACCGCGTCGCGGATTCTTTGTACGACTACTGGCTGAGTTTGGCCGGCTGA
- the ribB gene encoding 3,4-dihydroxy-2-butanone-4-phosphate synthase: protein MEQEDLSVEDAAAGSDDARFNSTVELIEDLRRGRMVVLMDDEDRENEGDLVMAAACVRPEDINFMARYGRGLICLTLTRERCEQLRLPLMVSETNAKHLTNFTVSIEAARGVTTGISAADRATTIRAAVDPGASPSDLIQPGHIFPLMAQPGGVLARAGHTEAGSDLARLAGLEPAAVIVEILDEDGGMARRPQLMEFAREHGLRIGTIADLIRHRMRHEQTVEKIAECALPTIYGDFALKAYHDAADDQVHFALVRGQVHSDEPVLVRVHMEDRLYDMLGATIHETSWSLRAAMERVAMEPAGGIVVLLRGGEDASALARRIMEHQLHDRGIELPKPPMSSELRTFGVGAQILADLGVRRMRVMGSPKRLFGLSGFGLEIVEYVPGNG from the coding sequence ATGGAGCAGGAGGATCTTTCAGTGGAAGACGCGGCTGCGGGTAGCGACGATGCGCGCTTTAATTCCACAGTGGAACTGATCGAGGACCTGCGCCGCGGGCGGATGGTTGTGCTGATGGACGATGAGGACCGTGAGAACGAGGGCGACCTGGTCATGGCCGCCGCCTGCGTGCGTCCGGAGGACATCAACTTCATGGCCCGATACGGCCGTGGACTCATCTGCCTGACCCTCACGCGCGAACGCTGCGAGCAGCTGCGCCTGCCGCTCATGGTGAGCGAGACCAACGCCAAGCACCTCACCAACTTCACCGTCTCGATCGAGGCCGCGCGCGGCGTGACAACCGGCATCTCCGCCGCCGACCGCGCGACCACGATCCGCGCCGCGGTAGATCCCGGCGCCAGTCCGTCCGACCTCATCCAGCCCGGCCATATTTTCCCGCTCATGGCCCAGCCCGGCGGCGTGCTCGCGCGCGCCGGGCATACCGAGGCCGGCAGCGACCTGGCGCGCCTGGCCGGACTCGAACCGGCGGCGGTGATCGTGGAGATCCTGGACGAGGACGGCGGCATGGCGCGCCGTCCGCAACTGATGGAGTTTGCGCGCGAGCACGGCCTCAGGATCGGCACCATCGCAGATCTGATCCGCCACCGCATGCGCCATGAGCAGACGGTGGAGAAGATCGCCGAGTGTGCCCTTCCGACGATCTACGGCGACTTCGCGCTCAAGGCCTATCATGACGCGGCCGATGATCAGGTGCACTTTGCGCTGGTGCGCGGACAGGTGCACAGCGATGAACCGGTGCTGGTGCGCGTCCATATGGAGGACCGCCTCTACGACATGCTCGGGGCAACCATCCATGAGACGAGCTGGAGCCTGCGCGCAGCGATGGAACGCGTGGCGATGGAACCCGCTGGCGGCATCGTCGTGCTGCTCCGTGGCGGCGAGGATGCGAGTGCCCTGGCGCGCCGCATCATGGAGCACCAGCTGCACGACCGGGGCATCGAACTGCCCAAGCCGCCGATGAGCTCGGAGCTGCGCACCTTCGGCGTCGGCGCCCAGATCCTCGCCGACCTCGGCGTGCGCCGCATGCGGGTGATGGGTTCGCCCAAGCGGCTGTTCGGACTGTCCGGGTTCGGACTCGAGATCGTCGAGTATGTGCCCGGGAATGGCTGA